A genomic segment from Legionella micdadei encodes:
- a CDS encoding 3-hydroxybutyrate dehydrogenase: protein MRLKDKVAIVTGAASGIGKEIALLYASEGAKVAIADLNLKQAQAVADEIKGKKGQAMAVEMNVIDEDQVNTGVDAVAKQFGGIDVLVSNAGIQIIDPVDKLAYADWKKLISIHLDGAFLTTKACLKHMYAAKRGGSIIYMGSVHSKEASKLKAPYVTAKHGLLGLCKVVAKEAGEYGIHANVICPGYVRTPLVDKQIPEQAKELGISEEDVIKNVMLKDTVDGKFTTVEDIAQTALFFASFPSNALTGQSLVASHGWFME from the coding sequence ATGCGATTAAAAGACAAAGTTGCCATAGTAACAGGTGCAGCCAGTGGAATCGGTAAAGAAATCGCCCTTCTTTATGCGAGTGAAGGTGCAAAAGTTGCCATTGCCGACCTTAATCTCAAACAAGCCCAAGCGGTCGCTGATGAAATTAAAGGAAAAAAAGGTCAAGCAATGGCCGTTGAGATGAATGTTATTGACGAAGATCAAGTAAACACTGGGGTTGATGCAGTAGCCAAACAGTTTGGCGGAATTGATGTGCTGGTCAGTAATGCAGGGATACAAATTATCGATCCAGTGGATAAACTCGCTTATGCGGACTGGAAAAAATTAATTTCAATCCATCTCGATGGTGCTTTCTTAACCACAAAAGCCTGCTTGAAACACATGTATGCCGCGAAAAGAGGAGGCAGCATCATCTATATGGGTTCAGTGCACTCCAAGGAAGCGTCTAAATTAAAAGCCCCTTATGTGACAGCAAAACATGGGTTATTAGGTTTATGCAAAGTTGTTGCTAAAGAAGCAGGCGAATACGGCATTCATGCGAACGTCATTTGTCCAGGTTATGTACGCACTCCGTTAGTGGATAAGCAAATACCTGAACAAGCAAAAGAACTAGGCATTAGTGAAGAAGATGTTATCAAGAATGTCATGCTTAAAGACACGGTAGACGGCAAATTCACCACAGTGGAAGATATCGCCCAGACTGCTTTATTTTTTGCCTCATTCCCATCCAATGCACTTACTGGACAATCATTGGTGGCTAGTCATGGCTGGTTTATGGAGTAA
- the fdxA gene encoding ferredoxin FdxA produces the protein MTFVITESCIKCKYTDCVEVCPVDCFYEGPNFLVIHPDECIDCALCEPECPVQAIVSEDDLTEDQQQFKEINAELSKVWPNITSKKEAPEDAKEWETVKDKLQYLQKEWEK, from the coding sequence ATGACCTTTGTAATTACCGAGAGCTGTATCAAGTGCAAGTACACTGATTGTGTGGAAGTTTGTCCGGTGGATTGCTTTTATGAAGGGCCAAATTTCTTAGTGATTCATCCTGACGAATGTATTGATTGTGCTTTATGTGAGCCTGAGTGTCCTGTTCAGGCGATCGTTTCTGAAGATGATTTGACCGAGGATCAGCAGCAATTCAAGGAAATTAATGCTGAGCTTTCTAAAGTTTGGCCAAATATCACTTCCAAAAAGGAAGCTCCCGAGGATGCCAAAGAGTGGGAGACAGTGAAAGATAAACTTCAATACTTACAAAAAGAGTGGGAGAAGTAG
- a CDS encoding flavohemoglobin expression-modulating QEGLA motif protein produces the protein MSIDADGLAYIQDLSRRIVEAQSQIRILDSIKWDDSIKQDFFKHKGKRLPTVDQDYYQKRPLPFDAHEKQEEFRLILRDAQNHLGQYTPITRLIKRQCEEYSRAAHMLAVRGTPTFCELAMELYGSPNDAFYSGGPRLSELGTVLFDVLTALDVQLKSDADVKRYSPQQAQEILQDRLSHFFDQHPGKVTVQVSDDMVADAAAGADTIKLSQKAMFSERDLKYLEVHEGWVHVGTTLNGSMQPYCFFLSKGSPSSSVMQEGLAVITEVVTFSSYPARVQKITNRVIALDKVRQGANFLDIYHYFMDCGLTEEASYNQAVRIFRGSTPEGGPFTKDLSYAKGFLLIYNFMRFAISQRRINAIPLLFTGKMVLDDLPLLSELKDRGLLTPPVYLPPPFRDLAALGAWMSLSLFLNKFSLNEIQKNFRFLLV, from the coding sequence ATGTCAATAGACGCAGACGGATTAGCTTATATCCAGGATTTATCGAGACGTATTGTGGAGGCACAAAGCCAGATACGGATCTTAGATAGCATTAAATGGGATGACTCGATCAAACAGGATTTTTTTAAACACAAGGGCAAGCGGCTACCTACTGTGGATCAAGATTATTATCAAAAAAGGCCATTACCCTTTGATGCCCATGAAAAACAAGAAGAATTTCGTTTAATTTTGCGTGATGCGCAAAATCATCTTGGGCAATATACCCCCATCACCCGACTAATCAAACGCCAGTGCGAAGAATACTCGCGGGCAGCGCATATGCTTGCAGTACGGGGTACACCGACGTTTTGCGAGTTAGCCATGGAATTATATGGAAGTCCTAATGATGCTTTCTACTCTGGAGGGCCTCGGCTTTCTGAGTTAGGAACGGTTCTTTTTGATGTGTTAACCGCGCTTGATGTCCAGCTTAAATCAGATGCTGATGTTAAACGCTATTCACCACAACAAGCACAAGAGATTTTACAAGATCGGCTAAGCCATTTTTTTGATCAGCATCCTGGAAAAGTTACTGTGCAAGTCAGCGATGATATGGTAGCTGATGCTGCAGCGGGTGCGGACACTATTAAACTAAGCCAAAAAGCGATGTTTAGCGAACGGGATTTAAAATACCTTGAAGTTCATGAAGGTTGGGTGCACGTTGGCACCACTTTAAATGGTTCAATGCAGCCTTATTGCTTCTTTTTATCTAAAGGCTCGCCTTCTAGTTCGGTCATGCAGGAAGGTTTAGCGGTGATCACTGAGGTCGTGACATTCTCTTCATATCCAGCAAGAGTTCAAAAAATAACCAATCGAGTGATTGCTCTTGATAAGGTACGGCAAGGAGCCAATTTCCTTGATATCTACCATTATTTTATGGATTGTGGTTTAACTGAAGAAGCGTCTTATAATCAAGCGGTACGCATTTTTAGAGGAAGTACACCTGAAGGCGGGCCTTTCACAAAAGATTTATCTTACGCAAAAGGATTTTTGTTAATTTACAATTTCATGCGTTTTGCAATCAGTCAGCGCCGTATTAACGCGATTCCTTTATTATTTACCGGCAAAATGGTTTTAGATGACTTGCCATTACTGAGTGAGTTAAAAGATCGTGGGTTATTGACCCCACCAGTCTACTTGCCCCCTCCATTTCGTGATTTGGCCGCTCTTGGTGCATGGATGAGTCTCTCCCTTTTTCTGAATAAATTTAGCTTAAATGAAATTCAAAAGAATTTTCGTTTTCTTTTAGTTTAA
- the dapA gene encoding 4-hydroxy-tetrahydrodipicolinate synthase — MFRGSIVALVTPMLDGKVDEPRLRELVEFHIAAGTHAIVPAGTTGEAGTLSHQEKLLVIKTVVEQVRERIPVIAGTAMNATKDCIELTREAMECGAHAALIMTPAYIKPTQEGLYQHYSAIANSVAIPIILYNVPSRTACDMLPETVARLAKISNIVGIKEATGQMARLQQILRTSQGCIDVYSGDDLTAAQWMLAGAKGVISVTANVAPRQMAKLCDAALDDDHAGCVRINEQLTKLHELLFVESNPIPVKWALSKMGLINDELRLPLTSLSIEHHQALEQVLRTLQLA, encoded by the coding sequence ATGTTTCGTGGGAGTATAGTTGCATTGGTCACGCCGATGCTTGATGGTAAAGTGGATGAACCACGTTTACGTGAGCTGGTTGAGTTTCATATCGCTGCAGGTACCCATGCCATCGTTCCTGCCGGAACTACAGGAGAAGCTGGGACCTTATCTCACCAAGAAAAACTTTTGGTGATCAAAACCGTTGTTGAACAGGTACGCGAACGCATCCCGGTTATCGCGGGAACCGCAATGAATGCAACCAAAGACTGCATTGAATTAACACGTGAAGCAATGGAGTGCGGTGCACATGCGGCCCTTATCATGACACCTGCCTACATTAAACCAACTCAAGAAGGCCTTTATCAACATTACAGCGCAATTGCTAACTCAGTGGCAATTCCGATCATTCTTTATAACGTACCAAGTCGTACAGCTTGTGATATGTTGCCTGAAACGGTAGCTAGGCTTGCAAAAATTTCCAATATAGTGGGAATTAAAGAGGCTACAGGGCAAATGGCTCGTTTGCAACAAATACTGCGAACATCACAAGGATGCATTGATGTGTACAGTGGGGATGATTTGACTGCGGCCCAGTGGATGTTAGCTGGAGCGAAAGGGGTTATCTCTGTAACAGCGAATGTTGCACCAAGGCAGATGGCAAAATTATGTGATGCTGCTTTGGATGATGATCATGCGGGGTGTGTACGAATCAATGAACAATTGACGAAACTCCATGAATTATTGTTCGTGGAATCCAATCCTATTCCTGTAAAATGGGCATTAAGCAAAATGGGATTGATAAATGATGAATTGCGGTTACCCCTGACGAGCTTATCGATAGAACACCATCAAGCATTAGAGCAAGTACTCCGTACTTTGCAACTTGCTTAA
- a CDS encoding glycine zipper domain-containing protein, which yields MKKTIITFAFAGLSALTLCSCTNTQVGTVAGGAAGAGIGYAVGKGGGAVVGGGLGALIGNQIGQAQDRRYWRNAYWGNGYWGNGYWRNGVYYYY from the coding sequence ATGAAAAAAACAATCATTACTTTCGCTTTTGCTGGTCTATCTGCTCTTACCCTCTGTTCTTGCACCAATACCCAAGTCGGGACAGTTGCAGGTGGTGCTGCTGGAGCAGGAATTGGATATGCCGTAGGGAAAGGTGGCGGTGCTGTGGTTGGCGGTGGTTTAGGCGCCTTAATTGGTAATCAAATCGGCCAAGCCCAAGATAGGAGATATTGGAGAAATGCTTATTGGGGAAATGGCTACTGGGGAAATGGTTATTGGAGAAATGGCGTATATTATTACTACTAA
- a CDS encoding glutathione S-transferase family protein, which yields MGLLVDGKWQNSWYDTSKTGGAFKREASKFHGAISNDPDANFPAEKGRYHLYVSLACPWAHRTLIFRKLKKLEDIIGVSVVHPHMLDKGWEFKTGMESTGDQLYGLSFLYELYCKADSHYTGRVTVPVLWDKKTKTIVSNESAEIIRQFNRAFNHLTGDKQDFYPEALAKEIDEINDLIYSAVNNGVYKCGFATTQEAYEKAFNELFTVLDKLDSHLSKHPYLVGDQLTEADWRLFTTLIRFDVVYFSHFKTNKRRISDYPFLQPYLINLYHYPGINETVNFTHIKQHYYYSHKAINPTQIVPLGPELRF from the coding sequence ATGGGGCTGTTAGTTGATGGAAAGTGGCAGAATAGTTGGTACGACACAAGCAAAACGGGTGGCGCTTTCAAAAGGGAAGCTTCTAAGTTTCATGGCGCTATTTCTAACGACCCTGATGCAAATTTTCCAGCGGAAAAAGGACGTTACCATTTATATGTTTCGCTTGCTTGTCCCTGGGCACATCGCACCTTAATTTTTCGTAAGCTAAAAAAGCTTGAAGATATTATCGGAGTGTCTGTCGTTCATCCGCATATGTTAGATAAGGGTTGGGAATTTAAAACGGGAATGGAGTCCACAGGTGATCAATTGTATGGTTTATCTTTTCTTTATGAACTTTATTGTAAAGCAGATAGCCATTATACGGGCAGAGTGACAGTACCTGTGTTGTGGGATAAAAAAACAAAGACCATCGTTAGCAATGAGTCAGCAGAAATTATTCGCCAATTTAACCGAGCATTTAATCACTTAACCGGGGATAAACAGGATTTTTACCCAGAAGCCTTGGCTAAGGAAATCGATGAGATTAACGATCTAATTTATAGCGCCGTTAATAATGGGGTTTACAAGTGCGGGTTTGCTACTACGCAAGAGGCGTATGAGAAAGCGTTTAATGAACTTTTCACCGTGTTGGATAAGTTGGATAGCCATCTGAGCAAACATCCTTATTTGGTTGGAGACCAGCTCACTGAAGCAGACTGGCGTCTCTTTACCACATTGATTCGCTTTGATGTTGTTTATTTCAGCCATTTTAAAACAAATAAGCGGCGGATCAGTGATTATCCATTTCTACAGCCTTATCTCATCAATTTGTATCACTATCCAGGAATAAACGAGACAGTCAATTTTACCCACATCAAACAGCATTATTACTACAGCCATAAGGCCATTAATCCGACCCAAATTGTTCCTTTAGGGCCTGAGCTTAGATTTTAA